A genomic segment from Fusarium fujikuroi IMI 58289 draft genome, chromosome FFUJ_chr04 encodes:
- a CDS encoding related to UDP-galactopyranose mutase, with amino-acid sequence MADINVDVLVIGMGPTGLGAAKRLNHINGPSWLIVDSSDKAGGLAGTDTTPEGFLYDVGGHVIFSHYKYFDDCIDEALPKDDDWYTHQRISYVRYKGLWVPYPFQNNISMLPKEDQVSCIEGIIDSALECRVANTKPKDFDEWIVRMMGEGIANIFMRPYNYKVWAVPTTKMQCQWLGERVAAPDAKLVTKNVILNKVAGNWGPNATFRFPARDGTGGIWIAVAETIPKEKKRFGKQGEVTKIDAEKKIAYFADGSTIGYNKLINTMAVDHLAEKLGNQELVSLTKQLYYSTTHVIGVGIRGERPERIGDKCWLYFPEDNCPFYRATIFSNYSPYNQPQKDAKLPTLYLANGEKPATSEAKEGPYWSIMLEVSQSTMKPVDVENLLKDSIQGLINTEMIKPEDEIVSTYHRAFDHGYPTPTLEREGVLKQVLPKLEAMDILSRGRFGSWRYEVGNQDHSFMLGVEAVDAIHSGAVELTLNYPDFVNSRQNTERRLTQNFIVAPPQTNGTKEIPSHSKAQ; translated from the exons ATGGCCGACAT TAACGTTGATGTCCTCGTTATTGGCATGGGACCTACTGGTCTCGGTGCTGCCAAGCGTCTCAACCACATT AACGGCCCTTCATGGCTGATTGTCGATTCCTCTGACAAGGCTGGTGGTCTTGCTGGCACTGACACCACCCCCGAGGGTTTC CTGTACGACGTCGGTGGCCACGTTATTTTCTCCCACTACAAGTACTTCGACGACTGCATCGACGAAGCCCTCCCCAAGGACGATGACTGGTACACCCACCAGCGAATCTCCTACGTTCGCTACAAGGGCCTTTGGGTTCCTTACCCCTTCCAGAACAATATTTCCATGCTTCCCAAGGAGGACCAGGTCAGCTGTATCGAGGGCATTATCGATTCTGCTCTTGAGTGCCGTGttgccaacaccaagccCAAGGATTTTGATGAGTGGATTGTCCGTATGATGGGTGAGGGCATTGCCAACATTTTCATGCGACCTTACAACTACAAGGTCTGGGCCGTCCCTACTACCAAG ATGCAATGCCAGTGGCTCGGTGAGCGTGTCGCTGCCCCCGATGCTAAGCTCGTTACCAAGAACGTTATCCTCAACAAGGTCGCTGGTAACTGGGGCCCCAACGCTACTTTCCGATTCCCCGCCCGTGATGGTACCGGTGGTATCTGGATTGCCGTCGCTGAGACCAttcccaaggagaagaagcgattCGGCAAGCAGGGTGAGgtcaccaagatcgacgcagagaagaagattgcCTACTTCGCCGATGGCAGCACCATCGGTTAtaacaagctcatcaacaccatggccGTTGATCACCTCGCCGAGAAGCTCGGTAACCAGGAGCTTGTCAGCCTCACCAAGCAGCTTTACTACTCCACTACCCATGTTATTGGTGTCGGTATCCGAGGCGAGCGCCCTGAGCGCATCGGTGACAAGTGCTGGCTATATTTCCCCGAGGACAACTGTCCCTTCTACCGTGCCACTATCTTCTCCAACTACTCCCCCTACAACCAACCTCAGAAAGATGCCAAGCTCCCCACGCTTTACCTTGCCAATGGTGAGAAACCTGCGACTTCTGAGGCTAAGGAGGGACCTTACTGGTCTATCATGCTGGAGGTTTCCCAATCTACCATGAAACCTGTGGATGTTGAGAACCTCCTCAAGGATAGCATCCAGGGTCTCATCAACACCGAGATGATCAAGCCCGAGGACGAGATTGTCTCTACTTACCACCGTGCTTTCGACCATGGTTACCCCACCCCCACCCTTGAGCGTGAGGGCGTCCTCAAGCAGGTCCTCCCCAAGCTCGAGGCCATGGACATTCTCTCCCGTGGTCGATTCGGCAGCTGGCGATACGAGGTCGGTAACCAGGACCACTCCTTCATGCTCGGTGTTGAGGCAGTCGATGCCATCCACAGCGGTGCCGTCGAGCTGACACTCAACTATCCTGACTTTGTCAACTCCCGCCAGAACACTGAGCGACGCCTCACTCAGAACTTCATTGTGGCTCCTCCTCAGACCAACGGCACCAAGGAGATTCCAAGCCACTCCAAGGCCCAGTAA